In a single window of the Natronosalvus caseinilyticus genome:
- a CDS encoding archaemetzincin family Zn-dependent metalloprotease, with protein MLVDIVPVGSVPANVKREASAALRSVYDCDVTVNDAQSIPNGAYDSGRNQYCAETFIQLAERVGRGDKNIAVTPHDLFYRRRNYVFGLAYLDGSGSVVSTYRLQTSSDGGFSNKSASDIFQDRIRKEIVHEIGHTYGLEHCDNQRCVMNFSPTVREVDIKEEHLCGSCQRLIG; from the coding sequence ATGCTCGTCGACATCGTGCCGGTCGGGTCCGTTCCCGCGAACGTCAAGCGGGAGGCCTCCGCGGCGCTCCGGTCGGTCTACGACTGCGACGTCACGGTCAACGATGCCCAGTCGATCCCGAACGGTGCGTACGACTCCGGGCGCAACCAGTACTGCGCCGAGACGTTCATCCAGCTGGCCGAGCGCGTCGGCCGAGGCGACAAGAACATCGCCGTCACCCCCCACGACCTCTTCTACCGCCGGCGAAACTACGTCTTCGGCCTCGCGTACCTCGACGGGAGCGGCAGCGTCGTCTCGACCTATCGCCTGCAGACCTCGAGCGACGGCGGCTTCTCGAACAAGAGCGCGAGCGACATCTTCCAGGACCGTATCCGCAAGGAGATCGTCCACGAAATCGGCCACACCTACGGGCTCGAGCACTGCGACAACCAGCGCTGCGTGATGAACTTCTCGCCCACGGTCCGGGAGGTCGACATCAAGGAAGAACACCTCTGTGGGAGCTGTCAGCGGTTGATCGGTTAA
- a CDS encoding CARDB domain-containing protein gives MKYAFVMVTALALTLAVPTAAVTLEDDTSNTIVLEASSPYATTENGQLELDFERLNADAVTTVDEAFTVRAIDEDVDHIWLSGTDGVTFYRNGDPGDEITAKSPLEPATGQSIAVGVSIDTHQAGEGTESFTIHVRYDDDEDDETDPDPPTLERVIVSDTEVTVGETITVTGIYRGGSQSMATMVGLTVDDIVVSQKRVFVFGGENRSVSFERTMDAPGTYEVGIDGRTHTVTVTNPEPEPGESVPNMTVTGIDLDRTEVAIGESVSVTATVENTGNATGVRTLEFAVGGFVVETERVELAPGETRQVEFERSFADPGRYALALEGEAVGTVTVIGLPAIAAVTAALPSRSTAALALPIALGVGFVVRRRRT, from the coding sequence ATGAAATATGCCTTCGTGATGGTTACGGCGCTCGCCCTCACCTTAGCCGTGCCGACAGCTGCAGTCACTCTCGAGGACGACACCTCCAACACAATTGTTCTCGAGGCCTCGAGTCCCTACGCCACCACCGAAAACGGCCAGCTCGAACTCGACTTCGAGCGACTCAATGCGGACGCGGTAACGACGGTCGACGAGGCCTTCACCGTACGCGCCATCGACGAGGACGTCGATCACATCTGGCTCTCGGGCACCGACGGCGTCACCTTCTACCGAAACGGCGACCCTGGAGACGAGATAACCGCGAAATCGCCGCTCGAACCAGCCACCGGCCAGTCGATTGCCGTCGGCGTCTCTATCGACACTCACCAGGCGGGGGAGGGAACGGAGTCGTTCACGATCCACGTGCGGTACGACGATGACGAGGACGACGAAACCGACCCCGACCCGCCGACGCTCGAGCGTGTCATCGTCTCGGACACCGAGGTAACCGTCGGCGAGACGATCACGGTCACGGGTATCTACCGGGGCGGATCGCAGTCGATGGCGACGATGGTCGGGTTGACCGTCGATGACATCGTCGTCAGCCAGAAACGGGTGTTCGTCTTCGGCGGCGAGAACCGGTCCGTCTCCTTCGAGCGGACGATGGACGCCCCCGGCACGTACGAGGTCGGCATCGACGGCCGGACGCACACGGTGACGGTCACCAATCCCGAACCCGAACCGGGCGAATCGGTGCCGAATATGACGGTGACGGGGATCGACCTCGACCGGACCGAGGTCGCAATCGGGGAGTCAGTGTCGGTCACGGCGACCGTCGAGAACACGGGCAACGCGACGGGGGTACGAACCCTCGAGTTCGCCGTCGGCGGCTTCGTCGTCGAGACGGAGCGGGTCGAACTCGCACCCGGCGAGACGCGACAGGTCGAGTTCGAGCGATCGTTCGCCGACCCCGGCCGCTACGCGCTGGCGCTCGAGGGCGAGGCGGTGGGTACCGTCACGGTCATCGGACTGCCGGCGATTGCGGCGGTCACGGCCGCGCTTCCCTCACGGTCGACGGCGGCGCTCGCGCTCCCGATTGCCCTGGGCGTCGGGTTCGTCGTCCGGCGGCGGCGAACGTGA
- a CDS encoding glycine zipper 2TM domain-containing protein codes for MVKDRLVRAMSRARYAAMGAAVGAFLGGLLGKQTASTGAALGALVGATIGEHRPTVQSRFDDLKPGSGPTAGGLRSRGNDVEE; via the coding sequence ATGGTGAAAGATAGACTCGTCCGTGCCATGAGCCGCGCACGTTACGCCGCGATGGGTGCCGCCGTCGGCGCCTTCCTGGGTGGACTACTGGGCAAACAGACCGCGAGCACCGGGGCCGCCCTCGGCGCGCTGGTCGGGGCGACCATCGGCGAACACCGCCCGACCGTCCAGTCGCGCTTCGACGACCTGAAACCCGGCAGTGGGCCCACCGCTGGCGGACTGCGGTCTCGAGGCAACGACGTCGAGGAGTAA
- a CDS encoding UPF0146 family protein, with translation MVRFHRDRDEDRSQNRDALVGELQAYERLLEVGIGRRTAVAEALVEAGCAVVATDVHPRETPEGVQFVIDDVTDPDLAVYADPDAIYALNLPPELHRPALEVARAVDADFLFTTLGGDPPLVPVERVSLPRETLFVSQRGNHRPGDSH, from the coding sequence GTGGTACGCTTTCACCGGGACCGTGACGAAGACCGGTCCCAGAATCGGGACGCGCTCGTGGGGGAACTCCAGGCATACGAGCGCCTGCTCGAGGTCGGCATCGGACGGCGCACGGCGGTCGCCGAGGCGCTCGTCGAGGCCGGGTGTGCGGTCGTCGCGACGGACGTTCACCCGCGCGAGACTCCCGAAGGAGTGCAGTTCGTAATCGACGACGTGACCGATCCCGACCTCGCGGTCTACGCCGACCCCGACGCCATCTACGCGCTAAATCTCCCGCCGGAACTGCACCGGCCGGCGCTCGAGGTCGCTCGCGCGGTCGACGCTGACTTCCTGTTCACGACGCTGGGCGGCGACCCGCCGCTGGTGCCCGTCGAGCGAGTGTCGCTGCCTCGAGAGACGTTGTTCGTCTCGCAGCGGGGAAATCACCGTCCCGGCGACAGCCACTGA
- a CDS encoding zinc-binding dehydrogenase, with product MQAVTFTGHGDTDVIEYARVPDPEVGPEDVLVDVKAGALNHLDVWTRRGLPGLDLEMPHVPGSDAAGVVVDTGDAVTRFEEGDRVALSAGVSCGECEFCRRGKYPLCVSYHVIGEHVPGVHAEYAAVPQDNLIPVPEGVDWVTAGSTTLVFQTAWRMLIDRADLSAGESVLVLGASGGVGHAALQIAAHAGAEVYATGSSEEKLRYAEAHGADHVVDYEEENFADWVRAETGKRGVDVVVDYIGAGTWRDSIRSLAKGGRLVTCGGTAGPNPETDIPRIFWNQLTILGSTMATPGQVDDVMELVWDDTFEPAVREVLPMSETGRAHALLEDREGFGKVVVRPDSELE from the coding sequence ATGCAGGCTGTCACCTTCACCGGCCACGGAGACACCGACGTGATCGAGTACGCCAGGGTTCCCGACCCCGAGGTCGGCCCCGAGGACGTGCTCGTCGACGTGAAGGCGGGCGCGCTCAACCACCTCGACGTCTGGACCCGCCGCGGGCTTCCCGGACTCGACCTCGAGATGCCCCACGTCCCCGGCAGCGACGCGGCGGGCGTCGTCGTCGACACCGGCGACGCGGTCACCCGATTCGAGGAGGGCGACCGGGTCGCCCTCTCCGCGGGCGTCTCCTGTGGCGAGTGCGAGTTCTGCCGCCGCGGGAAGTACCCGCTCTGTGTCTCCTACCACGTCATCGGCGAGCACGTCCCCGGCGTCCACGCCGAGTACGCTGCCGTCCCCCAGGACAACCTGATCCCCGTTCCCGAGGGCGTCGACTGGGTGACCGCGGGGTCGACCACCCTCGTCTTCCAGACCGCCTGGCGCATGCTGATCGACCGCGCGGACCTCTCGGCGGGCGAGTCCGTACTCGTCCTGGGCGCCAGCGGCGGCGTCGGCCACGCTGCCCTCCAGATTGCCGCCCACGCGGGCGCGGAGGTATACGCTACGGGTAGTAGCGAGGAGAAACTGCGATACGCCGAGGCCCACGGCGCCGACCACGTCGTCGACTACGAAGAGGAGAACTTCGCCGACTGGGTGCGCGCCGAGACCGGCAAGCGCGGCGTCGACGTCGTCGTCGACTACATCGGCGCCGGCACCTGGCGCGACTCCATCCGGAGCCTCGCGAAGGGTGGCCGCCTCGTCACGTGCGGGGGCACCGCCGGGCCGAATCCCGAAACCGACATCCCCCGCATCTTCTGGAACCAGCTCACGATCCTGGGCTCGACGATGGCCACCCCCGGCCAGGTCGATGACGTGATGGAACTCGTCTGGGACGACACCTTCGAGCCCGCCGTCCGCGAGGTGCTCCCGATGAGCGAGACCGGCCGCGCCCATGCCCTCCTCGAGGACCGCGAGGGGTTCGGGAAGGTTGTCGTCCGCCCGGACAGCGAACTCGAGTAG
- a CDS encoding ribosome biogenesis/translation initiation ATPase RLI, translating into MAKDSIAVVDLDRCQPDRCNYECKNYCPPNRTGKECITLRGEEADEGQPEQIRISEEICLGETCGICVEKCPFDAIEIINLPQELQDDPAHRYGENAFSLYGLPAPQEGRVTGILGPNGIGKTTAVRILAGELEPNLGRFDEPPGWDDVLEAYRGTEIQDYLEAVRDGDLSVARKPQYVDQIPNQFDGNTRELLERTNERDALDSLVERLSIGPVMDQSIDDLSGGELQRVALAATLARDTDFYFLDEITPYLDIGQRVTAARLIRELAEEEGKSMLVVEHDLAVLDLLADTLHVAYGEPGAYGVITTPKSVRNGINEYLAGYLENENMRIRPNPIEFEEHAPRSATRGDTLVEYPDLVKSYGDGEFSLEVEGGEIRKNEVLGVVGPNGIGKSTFAKLLTGALEPDEGEAELDLDISYKPQYVTIDQPMRVDAFLASITDQFGSSYWNTEIAGPLQLERIMEQSLSDLSGGERQRVAIAACLSDTADLYLLDEPSAHLDVEQRVQATRAIRRYAEQQDATVLVIDHDIYMIDLLADRLMVFDGEPAVHGRAGTPQSMRGGMNEFLANLEVTFRRDERTSRPRINKPDSQLDRQQKREGEYYYAP; encoded by the coding sequence ATGGCCAAAGACAGCATCGCCGTCGTCGACCTCGATCGGTGCCAGCCCGACCGGTGTAACTACGAGTGCAAGAACTACTGCCCGCCCAACCGCACCGGCAAGGAGTGCATCACGCTCCGTGGCGAAGAGGCCGACGAGGGCCAACCCGAACAGATTCGCATCTCCGAGGAGATCTGTCTGGGCGAAACCTGCGGCATCTGCGTCGAGAAGTGCCCCTTCGACGCCATCGAGATCATCAACCTGCCACAGGAACTCCAGGACGACCCTGCCCACCGCTACGGCGAGAACGCCTTCTCGCTGTACGGCCTCCCGGCGCCACAGGAGGGGAGGGTAACCGGCATCCTCGGACCAAACGGCATCGGGAAGACCACCGCCGTTCGCATCCTGGCCGGCGAACTCGAGCCAAATCTCGGGCGCTTCGACGAGCCACCGGGCTGGGACGACGTGCTCGAGGCCTACCGCGGCACCGAGATCCAGGACTACCTCGAGGCCGTCCGCGACGGCGACCTCTCGGTGGCGCGAAAACCCCAGTACGTCGACCAGATTCCGAACCAGTTCGACGGAAACACTCGCGAACTGCTCGAGCGGACGAACGAGCGCGACGCCCTCGACTCGCTGGTCGAACGGCTATCGATCGGTCCAGTGATGGACCAGTCGATCGACGATCTGTCGGGTGGCGAACTCCAGCGCGTGGCGCTCGCGGCGACGCTCGCTCGCGACACCGACTTCTATTTCCTCGACGAGATCACGCCCTACCTCGACATCGGCCAGCGGGTCACCGCGGCCCGTCTGATCCGCGAACTCGCGGAGGAGGAAGGGAAGTCGATGCTCGTGGTCGAACACGACCTCGCCGTCCTCGACTTGCTCGCCGACACCCTCCACGTCGCCTACGGTGAGCCCGGCGCCTACGGTGTCATCACGACGCCCAAGTCGGTCCGCAACGGCATCAACGAGTACCTCGCGGGCTACCTCGAGAACGAGAACATGCGGATTCGCCCGAACCCGATCGAGTTCGAGGAACATGCCCCCCGAAGCGCCACCCGCGGGGACACCCTCGTCGAGTACCCCGACCTCGTCAAGTCCTACGGCGACGGCGAGTTCTCCCTCGAGGTCGAGGGCGGCGAAATTCGGAAGAACGAGGTCCTCGGCGTCGTCGGCCCGAACGGCATCGGGAAGTCGACCTTCGCGAAGCTGTTGACCGGTGCGCTCGAGCCCGACGAAGGTGAAGCCGAGTTAGATCTCGACATCTCGTACAAACCACAGTACGTCACCATCGACCAGCCGATGCGCGTCGACGCGTTCCTCGCTTCGATCACCGACCAGTTCGGCTCCTCGTACTGGAACACCGAAATCGCGGGTCCGCTCCAGCTCGAGCGGATCATGGAGCAGAGCCTCTCGGACCTCTCGGGCGGGGAGCGCCAGCGAGTTGCCATCGCGGCCTGCCTCTCCGATACCGCGGATCTGTACCTGCTCGACGAGCCCTCGGCCCACCTCGACGTCGAACAGCGAGTTCAGGCCACGCGGGCGATCCGGCGCTACGCCGAACAGCAGGACGCCACCGTCCTGGTCATCGACCACGACATCTACATGATCGACCTGCTGGCCGACCGCCTGATGGTCTTCGACGGCGAACCGGCCGTCCACGGCCGCGCGGGGACGCCCCAGTCGATGCGCGGCGGCATGAACGAGTTCCTGGCGAACCTCGAGGTGACGTTCCGCCGGGACGAGCGGACCTCGCGCCCGCGGATCAACAAGCCGGACTCCCAGCTCGACCGGCAACAGAAGCGCGAGGGCGAGTACTACTACGCGCCCTGA
- a CDS encoding DUF7344 domain-containing protein, protein MATITEQVGENDAGTAESDRNAAGPTRGEIFDLLSNHRRRYAIHHLKQTDEPVELGALAEQVAAWELEKEVQGLTSTERKRVYTSLQQTHLLALERAGMVEFDARAIELTEEAEQLEVYLDIVPGDSIPWGVYYLGLSAVAAAVMVGLWLEVVPVETVSTLGWATAVVGLFAVSAVVHVLENRQNRLGEGERPQ, encoded by the coding sequence ATGGCGACGATTACCGAGCAGGTAGGCGAGAACGACGCTGGGACGGCCGAGAGCGACAGGAATGCCGCCGGCCCCACTCGAGGCGAAATTTTCGACCTCCTGAGCAATCACCGTCGACGGTACGCCATCCACCACCTCAAGCAGACCGACGAACCCGTCGAACTCGGAGCCCTGGCCGAACAGGTTGCCGCCTGGGAACTCGAGAAGGAGGTGCAAGGACTCACATCCACTGAGCGCAAGCGTGTGTACACGTCGCTCCAGCAGACGCACCTTCTGGCGCTCGAGCGCGCGGGAATGGTCGAGTTCGACGCTCGAGCGATCGAACTTACCGAGGAAGCCGAGCAACTCGAGGTCTACCTGGACATCGTTCCCGGCGATTCGATCCCCTGGGGCGTCTACTACCTCGGCCTCTCGGCGGTCGCCGCCGCGGTGATGGTCGGGCTCTGGCTCGAGGTCGTTCCCGTCGAGACAGTGTCGACACTGGGATGGGCCACGGCCGTCGTGGGGCTGTTCGCCGTGTCGGCGGTGGTGCACGTCCTGGAGAATCGACAAAACCGCCTGGGTGAAGGGGAACGCCCGCAATAG
- a CDS encoding Tfx family DNA-binding protein — MIEDAEEILEEVGFDPEASVLTHRQAQVLALRERGFSQASIADALGTSRANVSSVEGSARDNLERARETIAFAEALRAPVRVQVEAGTDLYDVPEAVYAACDEAGVKVEYTAPDLMKVVSDAAGDAVTGRRVATDLVVGVTSNGSVRVRQSD; from the coding sequence GTGATCGAGGACGCCGAGGAAATCCTCGAGGAGGTCGGCTTCGACCCCGAGGCGAGCGTCCTCACCCACCGCCAGGCCCAGGTGCTGGCGCTCCGCGAGCGCGGCTTCTCTCAGGCGTCGATCGCCGACGCGCTCGGGACCTCCCGCGCCAACGTCTCCTCGGTGGAGGGGAGCGCCCGCGACAACCTCGAGCGCGCACGCGAGACCATCGCGTTCGCCGAGGCGCTTCGAGCCCCGGTTCGCGTGCAGGTCGAGGCGGGAACGGACCTCTACGACGTCCCCGAGGCGGTGTACGCGGCCTGCGACGAGGCGGGCGTCAAGGTCGAGTACACCGCGCCGGACCTGATGAAGGTGGTTTCGGACGCCGCGGGCGACGCGGTGACCGGTCGACGGGTGGCGACGGACCTCGTCGTCGGAGTCACGAGCAATGGATCGGTCCGGGTTCGCCAGTCCGATTGA